CACCTACACTCCACACAGGGCTTGTACTTGGCTTTCTTTAGCTTCTTGTGTGGAAGACCCTTCCATagccacttctttcttttctctctttctctttctttctttctttctttctttctttctttctttctttctttctttccttctttcttttctttctttctctttcttcctttctctttcttcctttctttttcttccttcctttctttttctctgtttgtttgtttctttctttcaattttatttttaagtaatctctacacccagcgtgagaactcgaactcacaaccccgagatcaagacttgcaCGTTCCAccagctgagtcagccaggcgccccagctttttcAAAGCTGCCATTGCCCTCGTGTCCATCGGGGGGGACACGGTGTTTTGAAACAAAAAGTGAGCcaaagtttaaaaagcaagagaTTCCAGATGAAAATCCAGACTTCAgaggcgcctgcctggctcagtcggttaagcgtccgacttcggctcgggtcacgagctcacggttcgtgggttcgagccccgtgtcgggctctacgctggcagtgtggagcctgcttgggattctctctctccctctctccgcccctcccctgctccctctctctctctcaaaaaaaaaattccatacgTAGGCAAACAAATAGACACATTCATTTATAGTTTTCCCATAGCCTTTGTTCTTCTGTGCCTTTTAACATCTTGCAGAGATCATTTGCATATCGGAACATACAGGTCAGCCtcgttgttttcttgtttgtggTGTCTCTATCAAAAGTGGCCTGGGAGAATAACAGAGGCATTTAAGTAGTTCTTTTACAGgtcctttatttatttgcacGCACACTGCTGGCTCACGAGCGAGCGAGGCAGTAGACTGAGTCAAGTAACAAAGGCAAAACTaatgcagggggaggggacaggctgCAGAGAGTCTGGGAACAGTGGCTCTTGTTTGTGCATTTGGGGAACAGGCTGATCgctggcagggagcagagagagcggcTGGGGCCGTCTGCCCTTGAAAGAGAATCCTTTTGGCTGCTCGCGGAGTCTCAGCTGCGGGCCGCACGTGACCGGCCGTCTCTGTGTGGCGTCTGCGGGTGTGCTGTGTCACCACCTGCCTCTACAGCATTCCTCGCGGGCAAACAAAAGCTGCTCCCAAGGGGCTGCGTGCTCGAGGCAAAATGAGAGCACATATGTCTCTGTGGAAGAGAAGAATAGCTTTGCTTGATCTGACACGGAGAATACCTGTGTCTTAAAAGAACGCAAGTTAATATGACATCTCCGAAACAGCCCCCGGCGAGAAAGCCGACTGCTAAGTAGGAAGACAGTGATGGCAAAGAACCAAATAAACCCTCCTGATTCCTTTATCTATATTGCTGCTTGGCCAGGCCTGCCACATACAGCTGTGCAGGTTGCGCACTGCACAAGGATGCCACATCTGAGGGGGCTCTATTTACAACGGAGGCATTGTAGGTTTGTACGTTAGTTTCGACAAATTTCTGGCAGGTGGCACTAACGCTGTGCGGCCCTGACGAAACAAATTTCCGGAAAGACGTTAGGAGAGGTGTCTGAGTGTGCAGAAGAACCCCACGCGGGCTGACGGTGGCCGTGGGCCTGGGCTCACAGACAGAGGAGTTTGGGCCCCACCTTGAGTCATCTGCGACTTCGACACTTTCAGTGGCACTGTCGGGGCGGCCGGAGGAGTTTACGGGCACACCCCGCCCCTTGCGGGCTTCCCCTGGCAACGCCCCGCTCCGCCTGCTGCCCGGGAGGGATGTGTCTCCTTGCCGAGCCTCTTCCcgctgcctcctctccctgcagaACATAGACACCCTGGAGCGGGTGGCGGGGCTGGAGCCCGAGGACCTGGTGGAGGCCCACGGCACCTTCTACACGTCACACTGCACCAGCGCCCTCTGCCGACGGGAGTACACGCTAAGCTGGATGAAAGGTGAGGCGCCCCGGGCTCTCCTCGAGGGCAGGCCCCCTGCCGAGCAGCCACCGACGGGGCCtccacgccccaccccccccccacccccgggcaccCGTTCTGTCCTGCTCTGTGGCTCTTCTTAGCAGACAGTGGCCGCCCCCCAAGATGGGAGGGGGCAGCGGGGTTTCATCGCTCCCAGCGCCAGCTCACAACCAGGCTATAACGGAAGCGAGCTCCGGACCGAATTCAGCCACCCGCACAGATGCGCGTTGGCACAGAGGCCCCCAGTTGGTCTGTTCCCTGCGGTCATGACACCCTCGCCCTTTGCCCTTTGAGGGGCTCTGATCTGACCATACACGAGGGGCCCCTGGAGGCAAACGCAGCTACATTCTGCAAAGAGCAGAGCCGTCTGATAGAACTTTCTGAGAGTGAGAGGAGGGAAATATTCCCGATCTGCACTCTCCAGTATGGCAGCCAAGGTGACCACGGAACtgaatttttcatctttcttgtcatttttatgaGTTGAGACGTTAAAAGCCAGGGCCGCGACCACCACGTTGGACAGCCCTGTGCTAGAGGCACAGGACCGATAGCCCGTGAGTCGGATTCGGGCAAGCAGATTCCATGGAGTGTGAGGCTCGGTCAGGGATGAAGGCGGAGGGCTGGCCCTAGAGGCGCAGGCTATGGGGCTTGCTAAAGTCCGAGTCCCTGTTCGTGGAAGGGCAgcgtgtcaaaaaaaaaaaaggggggggcggcAAAAAATTCGGCCAGTCCACATTTCTCGAATGCCAGTGAGAGCCTTTGCCTGACATCCATTGTGCGGCTGAGAAGTCATGCATTTCACCCAGGGAAAGCCATTTGTGACACTCTTTATGCTGGTTTCACAAAGCCCCTGGTGTCCGTGTGAGACGGGACAGCTGCAGCATTTGTAGCGGGGCCTCCGGAGTGTGGCCTTTCTGCTAAAACGCCAGCTGACCACCCCTGGGGCGCCGATTCTTGAATAGCTCCGGCGCGcagggcggggcggaggggggggagcagagggcgGGGGCGACGCACGCGACCCCGACCCGTGTCGCTGGCGGCAGTGGCCCACGCGCCGCCCGCACAATCTCCTGCTGTCAGTGCCGACATCCCTCAGAAAATGACAGGCAGAAAACAGTGCTCTGTCAATACGTGTCGAAGGAAGGAACCAATAGTGGGACAAATCAGCTAGGGCTCTGTGGATTGCCTGTGACAGTGTGTCCCAGCGCGTCCCAGCGTCCTTAATCAATAAGCAGTAAGGAGCGTGGTTGTCAtaaggctggtgtgtgtgtgtgtgtgtgtgtgtgtgtgtgtgtgtggaggtgtCTGTCACAGAGCCAGGGGACGGGAAGCAGCTGGGCCTAAGGAAGTGTCCCCACCCCAGGGTCAtctgcatattcttgcctctctGGCACCAGGCCTGGGACGCACTAGGCCTCTCACCCAGGAGAAAATAGGGCTCCCCTCCCAGACCCACCGGGAGAGCTTTTTCGcccaggtgggggtgggcgggCTCCTTTGCCCCTTCTGAGGACAAGTTTCTGCTCGTTCATCTGTtcttgtgtttattctttttttttttttttttaatttttttttcaacgtttatttatttttgggacagagagagacagagcatgaacgggggaggggcagagagagagggagacacagaatcggaaacaggctccaggctctgagccatcagcccagagcccgatgcggggctcgaactcacggaccgcgagatcgtgacctggctgaagtcggacgcttaaccgactgcgccacccaggcgcccctcttgtgttTATTCTTAATTCAATAGCCGTAGCCTGGTGCCCGGAGACACCCCGGGAatcctggggttgggggaggtgggggcggctCTCTAAGAGGGGAGCAGGGCAGACACCCCGGAGGccccccagggcctggggcaTGTTTGCTGACCACGAAGGAGGTGGGCAGCCTGCAGCCCCACACCCCGGGGCCCGGAGTGGCTCACGtcgtcctctcccttccccttccccacgcCCAGAGAAGATCTTCTCCGAGGTGACTCCCAAGTGTGAGAAATGTCACAGCGTGGTGAAGCCTGGTGAGAccggcccccccccgcccccgcccccgccacgaGCCCcgtccaccccacccctggccaccCTCTGTCCCTGACCAGTGCCCTGAATCTGCCCCCACGGAGAAGGGGTTCCGTAGCCCCTGCCCCCGCTGCCCTCGGGTCTGCCTCCTGCTCCTgcctggtttctctctctctctgtctctctctctcgatgtgcctgtctctgcctcccgtttcaccttctctttctgtgtctgtgtccgtGTGTCCATCCAACTCTGCCTCCAGACATCGTGTTCTTCGGTGAGAACCTCCCGGCGAGGTTCTTCTCCTGCATGCAGTCAGTAAGCGCCCCACCCCCGGCCCGCCCCACGCTCCCCGCTCCCCGCTCCCCCGAAGCAGGGGCGGCCGGGGCGTGCCCAGGGGCAGGTGGCTTCCCCAACTAGCTGCGGGTGGGCAGCGGGGGGAGGCGGCGcagcctcagtcggttgagcctcggGAACCCTCaccggcccccccccccttcgTAGGACTTCCTGAAGGTGGACCTTCTCCTCATCATGGGCACCTCGCTGCAGGTGCAGCCCTTTGCATCCCTCATCGGCAAGTAGGTTGGGAGTGGGGACCCCCGGGGGGGGGCCTCTGCGGAGGGGGGGGGAGCCGGGACAGGTCCTTACCACTCGGCTCGCCACCCCCCAGGGCACCCCTGTCTACCCCGCGCCTGCTCATCAACAAGGAGAAGACCGGGCAGGTGAGTTGGCTCTTATTGGagccccccctctctcccctccccctccccacccggtCCCACTTTCCCTTTCGCTGCCTTCCTGGAGACCTGGGACCCCTCAGCTCAGGCCAGGGATTCCAGAACCCGGAGGGTCAGAGGCCAGGCCACCTCGACTCGGAGATTCTACAGGCCCCGGGTCACTTGGGACTCTTCTGAACCAAGTGACAGACCCCAACTCAGAGCAACCCGAGCCAGAACAGGAGCTCTGTGCCTCCTGCAAGTGAAGAGTCAGGGCGAGTTGGTCGGGAGGCGCCCCCTCCCTCTTTTGGCTCTTTTCCTGaggtggcctccctccctcatccctgGGGAGGGCTGCTTCCTCCAACAGGCCAAACATgccatgtgccagatgctgtccTAAGcactttcctttttgtatttatttttatctttaaaaattttatcttggggcacctgggtggcccagtcagttatgcgtccgacttcggctcaggtcatgatctcacggtttgtgagttcgagccccacgtcgggctctgtgctgacaggtcggagcctggagtctgcttcggattctgtgtctccctctctctgcccctcccctactcacactctgtctttctctgtctctcaaaagtaaataaatgtaaaaacaaaattttttaaaaatttttatcttaagccggctccacacccaacatggggcttgaactcatgaccctgagattaagagttgtgtgctctaggggcgcctgggtggctcagtcggttaagcgtccgacttcagctcaggtcatgatctcacggttcctgggtttgagccccacgtccagctctatgctgacagctcagagcctggagcctgtttcagattctgtgtctccctctctccctgccgctcccctgcttgtgctctatctctccttcaaaaataaataaacatcaaaaaataaaaaaaataaaagacagttgcgtgctctaccgactgagccagccagacgccccctAAGGACTTTCTAAGTATTAACCCGCTGATGATCCGGGGCTAGGAGTGGTTTGGTAGTTGCCCCTActctacagataaggaaactgaggttcagagaggccaaGTCACTTGAACAAAGTCACAGAGCAGGGAACAAACTCAGGCCACCTGgcttcagggtctgtgctctgagctccgccctcccctccccccccccccccgcccccacagacTGACCCTTTCCTGGGGATGATGATGGGCCTGGGAGGAGGCATGGACTTCGACTCCAAGAAGGCCTACCGGTGAGTCCTGGGCCTGTGAGGGTCAGGGCCAAGGTGAGAGGGAGGGTGTGAAGATACAGGGACTGGGAAGAGCGGGCAGGGGCCTGGGACAAGCCTGGGAGCTCTGACTGTCCCACCCACAGGGACGTGGCCTGGCTGGGTGACTGTGACCAGGGCTGCCTGGCCCTTGCTGACCTCCTTGGATGGAAGGTAAGGAGTTGGGCCACCTCGGCCCACCCTGAGCCCAGGCCCTAGTCCCCTGCCCCGCAGGTTCTCTGACCCCAGGATGCACGGTGACCTCTGACCTCGGTGAACTTTGCCCCCCCGCAGAAGGAGCTGGAGGACCTCGTCCGGAAGGAGCATGCCAGCATAGATGCCCAGCAGGCGGGGTCGGGGAGCCCTAACCCCAACCCTTCAACTTCGCCCAGGaagtccccacctcctgccaAGGAGGAGGCCAGAACCTCGGAGGGAGAGAAACCCCAGTGACAGCCACGTCCCCCGGGGAAGGATGCCCAGCAAATCTGGGACAGCAGAGCCCCAGCCAGCCCTGGCCCCCTCTAACTTGCGGCTCTCATCTGGGGAGCTCAGAACCTCATCCCAGTCTCTTAACCACTTCCTCTCAAAACTGGGTTCCCAGCCCCCTGACCCTGGCAGATCTCTAACACCTCCCAGGGGCCGAGGCCTGGGCAGCCTGGCTGTAACAGCCCGCGGTCTCTAACCACCCGCAGGGCCGAGGGTCAACCTCCCCTCATCTCTAACTGCTCCCCGGGCCAGGGCCGCCTCTAAACTCCTAACTATTCCGCCCCGGGCCCCAGGGCTCCCAGGGCTCCCAGGGCTCCCCATGCCCTCCACTGCTCCTCGGGGCCTGTGGCCAAGTAGGGCCAGTCCAACCTACCCTGGGCGGGCCCCTCAAACATCACTCCCACTCAGTGGGGGGAGCTGAGCCTGAAGGCCTCCCTGGTCTGTGCCTCCGACGCCCGAAGCGGGTGCCGGTCCCCTTCCCTTGGGACCCACTTCCCatgcggggaggggcagataatGTTGCTTATTggagacaaattaaaaacaaaaacaactaacgATCAGCTCTCCAGCCTCCCAGTTCCTTTCTGCGGGCACACGGGGAAGCAGCCGGAGGGCGGGCGGCAGGGAGACTAGAACACCTGCAGGCTCTTACGAGAAACAGCAGAGGGTGTTGACCGGACTCCGGGGCCTGCGACAGCCCCGTGGCTCTTCCCCGTGGGCCCCCAGACGGCCAGAGTCCCTTCCTCCAAAGCCTGGTCACCTAAGGTCTGAGCCCCCAAAAGAGGGGAAGGTTGGTTTCAGATaacccccccccagccccgcctctTCCCCCACCCGCTcagcttcctctctctgtgaGGAACACTTTCACTTCCTGCTACTCCAGGCCTCCCCTCGAAGAACAGGTAGGGGTCCCCAGGGACCAAGCAGCTGGCCGTCGTCACCCCCCACTGCCTCCCTTCGGTGTCAGGTCGCTGCCCCCATGCGCCACcggcctcctccccttcctcccccctccccctccccctctccgtcctcctcctcctcctccacgtcTTCTCCTCTGTGGGACCCAGGCGAGCatctgcctccctgcccctgcccctcctgcctgctCTCCCCTGGACTGAGCACCTGCTCACTGTCCCCACCCTTCCCCAAACCCTGGGTTTCTGGTCAGCAAGCTATTTATTACCCGCCTCCTATACCACCCCAAGCAAGAATGGAAGCCCCTGAGAGCAGGGGCCCGTCCTGTCACCTTCCCCCCGGGGCTGGCACCTCAGTCTGGGCCTCTACTTCTTAAGTGTTCGTTGGGTGCACAGATGAATGGCCGCAGATGTCTCACTCCTGGGACTGCCGCAGGGAAAATAGTCAAAAATGCCcaccgtggggcgcctgggtggcgcagtcggttaagcgtccgacttcagccaggtcacgatctcgcggtccgtgagttcgagccccgcgtcgggctctgggctgatggctcagagcctggagcctgtttccgattctgtgtctccctctctctctgcccctcccccgttcatgctctgtctctctctctgtcccaaaaataaacgttgaaaaaaaaaaatttaaaaaaaaaaatgcccacctTGAGTCATAACCCACTGTAGCTAGGATTGTGTATTGGCTTTAAGAGTTGaggcccaggggctcctgggtggctgtcggttgagtgtccgacttcggctcaggtcatgatctcacggtccgtgagtttgagccccacgtcgggctctgtgctgacagctcagagcctggagtctgcttcggattctacgtttccctctctctctgcccattccccgttcatgctctgtctctctctgtctcaaaaataaaataaaacgttaaaaaaaattataaaaaaaaaaaaaaaaagagttgaggtctgataggggcacctggctggcccagccaTAGaccatacgactcttgatctcagggctgtgagttcaaaccccatgttgggcatggagcccacttaaaaaaatctttaaaaaaaattttttttaaacatttattcatttttcagagatggagagagacagagcatgagtgggggaggggcagagatacagagagacacagaatccgaagcaggctccgggctctgagttgtcagcacagagccccatgcggggctcgaacccatggaccatgagatcatgaccccagccgaagttggacgcttaaccgactgagccacccaggcgcccagaaaaaaacctttttaaaaaattaagagttgaGGTCCAGTGGATAGAGGGGACAGATGTGTtacaaagcaaaaagcaaaaagcaaagtgGTTACAATAAAATCTAGGTAGTGAGGATATGGATGTTCCCTGtaaaattctctccttttttctgaaCGTTTGAAAACTTTCACAGTAGAATGTTGGCGGGGGCGGGAATATCCGAGAGCCCTTCTGTGgtctgggaagggaggaagagaggacgTCTGTAACATGATGGCACGTTTACAGGGTGCCTACCATGGGCGGAGCACTTGTCCAGACACGGGGTTGTTACTCAACTGGTCCGCGTCTGTATTATGGCAGCACCGGTTGTCAAAATCTGAAGTGTTTCTGTACCACTTGGTAAATAGCTGTCGGTTTGGGTCCTCCCcttgtcccctccccaccaggacACACGGGCCTTCCTTCCGGGATCCCCACATCTCCCCACCATCCAGCCGCTAAAGAACTGACACCTGGCACAGCGAGGGGCCTTGGGCCCATTCTGATCGGTCAGGGTCTCTGCTATATCGTGAATATTACCCCTGGATTGGAGCAGCCTTGAACTTTACCTTCCTCCCTGCCAGAGGCCAGACCATGGCTTGCTGGCCTCCCGCATCCTGAGGATGGCCCAGCCGGAGGACAAGGCCTCTGCAGGCCTCATCGACGGGGAGAGGTGAGAGCTGCGGGGGCTGGGGTCTCCAACTCCTGCCCCTGGATTCAGAAGGCCCTTCCAGCCATCCAatgcccacaccccccccccataggaCCCTGAATCTCGTCTCGCCCCTGGGCTGCCCCTTGCCCCCTGCACCTTGGACCCCACCTTAGTGTCCAACTGCCCACCTCTAACCTCTGGTCTCCTGGACCCTGCGTGTCCCAGGATGGTTCCGCCACAGGTGAATGGAGCAGGTGAGACCCCCTTAGGGGTCCTTGGGACCCCAGAGCCACTCCTTCGCCTGCAGAGGACACGGGGGGTGTGGCAGATCCCAGAGCTGGATACTCAGGATGCGGGAGCCCTTCTTGAGCTGTGGCCACCGGGGGTGAGTACTCACAGCCGGGgaccctctctgaccctccccatgaCACCGTGGGTCAGTCAGGACTCCGCTGCTTGCTGGTGACAAACAGCACAAACCGGGAAAACCAAAAAAGGCCACTTACTGAAAAGTAAGTGGGCTGAAAAGCCCAGAAGAAAGGGAATTTCAGCAATGTCGGATCCTGAGCATTAGACGACTTATAAAGTTCTCTCCATCCCATGTCTTGGctctgcttaaaaatttttttttaatgtttacttgtttctgagacagagagagagcatgagtggaggaggggcagagagagccgtccgcgcagaggccgacgcggggctcgaactcacaaaccgtgagatcatgacccgagccgaagtcggtcgctcaaccaactgagccacccaggcgcccctgggctttgCTTTAAACTGTGGGGAAAGCCGACCGTTTGGGGTTTCGAGGAACAAACACTCGATCCACACAGTAGCTTAGGCAAATAGGCACTGCTCTTTGTACCAGAAAGGCAGCTGCAGGCTCTAGTTTAGCAGCTTGGGGACATCAAGGCCAGCTTTTGCAATTCTCTTGGACTTCCTCCGTGGTTACCCAGTGGCTGCCCCGGGTCCAAGCACGTGTGTGAGCTCCAGGCAGGAGGAAGACGAGAAAGGAAGCGCCGGTTATATCTGTTTCTTTTAACAGGAAAACCAAAAGCCTTCACAATTGATTCAAAACATACGGAGAGGGGCCCGGGTAGCAATACATTGTGTAAAGCTCCCCTGGGGGTTATAAAACCCGAAGTGAGAAACACCACGTACGTCATTACCCATCTTCTCCGGCTGGGCAGATGAGGCCCTCACAACCCTGCAGTTCTGCAAGGGATAGGGAACAGATTAGGATAAGGCAACTAGGGTCTACACAGCTTCCTTCTCGAGGGGGCTCCCTCCTTGTGGTGGCAGAGATGGCTGTCCCCAGCTCAGGGCCACATCTCACAAGCTTAGCAATCCCAGTGTGAAAAGAGTCCTTGTGCCCAAGAGCTCCAGCAAAAACCTCGTGGAAGATTTCCATTGGCTGGGCCTGATTCACATGCCCATCTCTGAACCAATCACAGTGGTTAGAAAGCACTGTCATCCTATTGGCTAGGTCAGGTCACAGACCACCCCTAGGGCTTGGACAGAGTTAGTCCCACCCACGGGCACTAAGGGAGGAAGTGGGTTTCTCTAAAGGAAATTTGGCGTGTGGAACCCAACATAAGGGAAATGGATGCTGGGCAGGCAAAAGTAACAGACATCTGCACAAATCCTCTCCAAGATGACCTttgcctccaccccctcccccaccccccgaacCAGAGTTTCCTGGTCACAGGACACAACTCCAGCCAGGTCCTGGTGTTGAGGACAGGAGCTTCACCAGGAGAAGTCTGCACCTACCAGATCCAGAAGCTTCCTGGAGGTAAGGAGCCTACTCCTGAGTTTCCAGTCCTCAGCAAATTTAGTGAGCTTTGCTTCCAAAATAATCTCCCAAATCCTATTTGGTGGCATAAGTGGGATGCAAGCctaaagacacaggaaaagatgggGACTTCAAGGGGTAGAAATTTCCCTGTTTTGAAGGGCTGTTGGGGGACTGCAGaactgaggaagagagagtcCCAGGGAAGATGAGGCTGCCACCCTTCAACTTTTCTTCCTTGCCCTTTGTTGCCCCCAACCCTCAGGTGTTTCTCTGGAATACTCTAACCTCTGTATGCCGGACCTGCCCCATCTCCTGGCTTTCCTATCAGCCAGCAGGTACAGGTTACCCATCAAAAGGGCTAAGGGGGATCCATCTCTAAGGCATCCCACCCACTGCAGCTCCCCATTATCTTTTCTCAGGGATGTTTTGCCCAGAACACTGCTCTTGCCCCCTCCCACCCTAAGACCAGGAGACCAACAAACAGGTGAGAGGCCACCTTCCAGCCTCCTTGGTCCAGAAGGATGGCACTTCAGGAACCAGACTTCTGTGTTTGAGGGAGGATAGGATGGGGGTCTGAGAGAGCTGTGGGAGGCTCGACTCCTGGGCCTGAAGGACAAGGGACCAGGGACGAAGCCTCAGCTCCTTCAGTAATGAGGCTGGGCATTAATTCTCCTGGTACCCTGAAGGAACCAGGGCTGGCGCCTGGGACATCTGGGACACCTCGCTTGTGCTGGCTCCCAGGTCTTCCACAGACTGGCGGCGTCCAACTCAACATCTCAGAGAAGGTGCTCCCCGTGGTGAACAAGCTGTACCTGGAGACCCACGGAGGGTGGGGTTTGGAGCAGATCACCGCAGAGACACCTCCAGGGACTGCAGAAAGACACAGTTCAGGTTAGCTGGgtggggcagggccctgggcccTTGAAGGATGAGGGAGCTATTGCCGCTGTTCTGCGGGACCCGACTCTCTCCTCACGTCCAGCCCCCAGGAACCCTGCCCCTCACCGGGTCTCCTGGGTCGAAGGCCCGCTCAGCCCAGAAGGATACCATCCTGGGCCAACCCTAGCCAGCCtggtggaggagaaagagaaggaggacgAGGATGAGGACGAGGACAGCtacaaagatgaagagaaaggacCTGACGATGTTCTCACCCATCACATCCAGGCTCTGGCCAGGGCCCGGAGCAACTACGTGGGCAGGCAGTTCCAGGGCCTTCGAGCCCGCCTCACCTCAAATGCTGGAGGGCCCCACAGGCCCGGGGACCCAGCCACAGAGCTGCTTCAGGATGTGCGGCACCTCCTTACCGACCTCCAGGATCACTTGTCAAAGGACCCCGACGTCAGGGCTGTCTTTGGGAGCCGGGGGCCTGGGGTCGCCCAGAAGGAGGAGGATCTTGGTAATAAGGAGGACTGGGAGGGAATTTATGGCCAATGCCCCGACCCACTCGGGTTCTCGTTTGCCATCTCCGGGCCTTACGTGTGTGTTTCACACCCAACGTCTCTCTCTCCATCCGTGTGCACCTGTTTGCTTTTCCACTCACGTGCTTTTCCTTCCCTACGGGAACATCTCTCACATGGGCGACAGCCATACTCCACACCCAGGCTCCCTCTTGCACACGTGTTCCCACCCATGTCTACACTTGTGGGCGTCCAGAAgccagggagggctggggggggcggggggcggagggtACGGTCAAGTGGAGCGAGAGGGTGGACGTGGGTCAGCCTGGCGG
The sequence above is a segment of the Leopardus geoffroyi isolate Oge1 chromosome E2, O.geoffroyi_Oge1_pat1.0, whole genome shotgun sequence genome. Coding sequences within it:
- the SIRT2 gene encoding NAD-dependent protein deacetylase sirtuin-2 isoform X1; translated protein: MVAGSCSSLPGLCPSCFRCRHGTEQSVTAPRAPAPRPWPSRTEKTGVRRAAGVPEPRRLLLGAPLDSDSDTEGGAAGGEAEMDFLRHFFSQTLGLGTQKERLLDELTLEGVTRYMQSERCRRVICLVGAGISTSAGIPDFRSPSTGLYANLEKYHLPYPEAIFEIGYFKKHPEPFFALAKELYPGQFKPTVCHYFIRLLKEKGLLLRCYTQNIDTLERVAGLEPEDLVEAHGTFYTSHCTSALCRREYTLSWMKEKIFSEVTPKCEKCHSVVKPDIVFFGENLPARFFSCMQSDFLKVDLLLIMGTSLQVQPFASLIGKAPLSTPRLLINKEKTGQTDPFLGMMMGLGGGMDFDSKKAYRDVAWLGDCDQGCLALADLLGWKKELEDLVRKEHASIDAQQAGSGSPNPNPSTSPRKSPPPAKEEARTSEGEKPQ
- the SIRT2 gene encoding NAD-dependent protein deacetylase sirtuin-2 isoform X2; protein product: MVAGSCSSLPGLCPSCFRCRHGTEQSVTAPRAPAPRPWPSRTDSDSDTEGGAAGGEAEMDFLRHFFSQTLGLGTQKERLLDELTLEGVTRYMQSERCRRVICLVGAGISTSAGIPDFRSPSTGLYANLEKYHLPYPEAIFEIGYFKKHPEPFFALAKELYPGQFKPTVCHYFIRLLKEKGLLLRCYTQNIDTLERVAGLEPEDLVEAHGTFYTSHCTSALCRREYTLSWMKEKIFSEVTPKCEKCHSVVKPDIVFFGENLPARFFSCMQSDFLKVDLLLIMGTSLQVQPFASLIGKAPLSTPRLLINKEKTGQTDPFLGMMMGLGGGMDFDSKKAYRDVAWLGDCDQGCLALADLLGWKKELEDLVRKEHASIDAQQAGSGSPNPNPSTSPRKSPPPAKEEARTSEGEKPQ
- the SIRT2 gene encoding NAD-dependent protein deacetylase sirtuin-2 isoform X3, producing the protein MAEPDPSDPLETQAGKVQEAQEKTGVRRAAGVPEPRRLLLGAPLDSDSDTEGGAAGGEAEMDFLRHFFSQTLGLGTQKERLLDELTLEGVTRYMQSERCRRVICLVGAGISTSAGIPDFRSPSTGLYANLEKYHLPYPEAIFEIGYFKKHPEPFFALAKELYPGQFKPTVCHYFIRLLKEKGLLLRCYTQNIDTLERVAGLEPEDLVEAHGTFYTSHCTSALCRREYTLSWMKEKIFSEVTPKCEKCHSVVKPDIVFFGENLPARFFSCMQSDFLKVDLLLIMGTSLQVQPFASLIGKAPLSTPRLLINKEKTGQTDPFLGMMMGLGGGMDFDSKKAYRDVAWLGDCDQGCLALADLLGWKKELEDLVRKEHASIDAQQAGSGSPNPNPSTSPRKSPPPAKEEARTSEGEKPQ
- the SIRT2 gene encoding NAD-dependent protein deacetylase sirtuin-2 isoform X4, translated to MAEPDPSDPLETQAGKVQEAQDSDSDTEGGAAGGEAEMDFLRHFFSQTLGLGTQKERLLDELTLEGVTRYMQSERCRRVICLVGAGISTSAGIPDFRSPSTGLYANLEKYHLPYPEAIFEIGYFKKHPEPFFALAKELYPGQFKPTVCHYFIRLLKEKGLLLRCYTQNIDTLERVAGLEPEDLVEAHGTFYTSHCTSALCRREYTLSWMKEKIFSEVTPKCEKCHSVVKPDIVFFGENLPARFFSCMQSDFLKVDLLLIMGTSLQVQPFASLIGKAPLSTPRLLINKEKTGQTDPFLGMMMGLGGGMDFDSKKAYRDVAWLGDCDQGCLALADLLGWKKELEDLVRKEHASIDAQQAGSGSPNPNPSTSPRKSPPPAKEEARTSEGEKPQ
- the SIRT2 gene encoding NAD-dependent protein deacetylase sirtuin-2 isoform X5, coding for MDFLRHFFSQTLGLGTQKERLLDELTLEGVTRYMQSERCRRVICLVGAGISTSAGIPDFRSPSTGLYANLEKYHLPYPEAIFEIGYFKKHPEPFFALAKELYPGQFKPTVCHYFIRLLKEKGLLLRCYTQNIDTLERVAGLEPEDLVEAHGTFYTSHCTSALCRREYTLSWMKEKIFSEVTPKCEKCHSVVKPDIVFFGENLPARFFSCMQSDFLKVDLLLIMGTSLQVQPFASLIGKAPLSTPRLLINKEKTGQTDPFLGMMMGLGGGMDFDSKKAYRDVAWLGDCDQGCLALADLLGWKKELEDLVRKEHASIDAQQAGSGSPNPNPSTSPRKSPPPAKEEARTSEGEKPQ